A genomic window from Astatotilapia calliptera chromosome 12, fAstCal1.2, whole genome shotgun sequence includes:
- the LOC113033557 gene encoding uncharacterized protein LOC113033557 — protein sequence MERQPCGRGVRLSGGQNRRVLELEARETLHTFIYVDEAGFNLAKGRRRGRNRIGQRATTEVPGQRGGNITMCAAISDNGVLTHIPLLGPYNTQHLLTFLDTLYRDLVPENERGGGQLSKYVVVWDNVRFHHSHQVREWFAAHDRILVEYLPPYSPFLNPIEEFFSAWRWKVYDRHPHEQMALLAAMDAACDDITAGSCRGWIRHSRRYFPRCIARDNICCDVDENMWPDRQERLDVPE from the exons ATGGAACGTCAGCCTTGTGGAAGAGGGGTGAGGCTCAGTGGAGGACAAAACCGG CGTGTACTGGAGCTGGAAGCCAGGGAAACACTGCACACATTCATATATGTTGATGAGGCAGGTTTCAATCTGGCCAAAGGCAGAAGGCGTGGAAGGAATCGCATTGGACAGAGGGCAACCACTGAAGTCCCTGGTCAGCGCGGAGGGAATATTACCATGTGTGCAGCCATCTCAGACAACGGCGTCCTCACCCATATCCCCCTTCTTGGTCCATACAATACCCAACATCTCCTGACATTTTTAGACACTCTTTACAGGGACCTAGTCCCTGAGAATGAGAGAGGTGGAGGCCAACTCAGCAAGTATGTTGTTGTCTGGGATAATGTCCGTTTTCACCACTCCCATCAGGTCAGAGAGTGGTTTGCAGCACATGACAGAATTCTGGTTGAATATCTCCCTCCATATTCCCCATTCCTTAATCCAATTGAGGAGTTTTTCTCTGCCTGGAGGTGGAAAGTTTATGACCGGCATCCACATGAGCAAATGGCCCTGCTAGCAGCCATGGATGCAGCATGTGACGACATCACAGCAGGGTCCTGCAGAGGATGGATTCGCCACTCTAGGAGATACTTTCCTCGCTGCATTGCGAGGGATAACATCTGTTGTGATGTAGATGAAAATATGtggccagacagacaggaacGTCTGGATGTGCCAGAATGA